A region from the Gemmatimonadales bacterium genome encodes:
- a CDS encoding dihydrodipicolinate synthase family protein, whose protein sequence is MASMTPSQWYGVFPAITTPFTANGEVDHSFLAGHARRMTASGCRGLVALGSLGEGATLTTDEKLAILETCVQAVGDRVPVVAGISSLSTSDAVALARAAEKAGCAGLMVLPPYVYRGDWPEMRAHVSAVIAATPLSCLLYNNPIAYGTDFLPEQVRMFCEHKNLHAVKESSGDVRRFTALRALLGERLALFVGMDDAVLEGVAMGATGWVAGLVNALPDESVLLFEHAVAGRMHEARALYEWFLPLLRLDTVPKFVQLIKLVQDEVGLGNERVRAPRMVLTGAEREMALAVIRERLATKPATAA, encoded by the coding sequence ATGGCGTCGATGACACCCAGTCAGTGGTATGGCGTTTTCCCCGCGATCACGACGCCGTTCACGGCGAACGGCGAGGTCGATCACAGCTTTCTTGCGGGACACGCGCGGCGGATGACGGCGTCGGGATGCCGCGGCCTCGTGGCGCTGGGATCGCTGGGCGAAGGCGCCACGCTCACCACGGATGAGAAGCTCGCGATCCTCGAGACCTGCGTGCAGGCGGTCGGCGATCGTGTTCCTGTCGTTGCCGGAATCTCGTCGCTGTCGACCAGCGACGCGGTCGCGCTCGCCCGTGCCGCCGAAAAGGCCGGTTGTGCGGGCCTCATGGTCCTCCCGCCGTACGTCTACCGTGGCGACTGGCCCGAGATGCGCGCGCATGTCAGCGCCGTGATCGCGGCGACTCCGCTTTCGTGCCTGCTCTACAACAATCCGATCGCGTACGGCACCGATTTTCTGCCGGAGCAGGTTCGAATGTTCTGTGAACACAAGAACCTTCACGCGGTGAAGGAATCGAGCGGCGACGTGCGACGCTTTACGGCGCTGCGCGCGCTGCTCGGCGAGCGACTCGCGCTGTTCGTCGGAATGGATGACGCCGTCCTCGAAGGCGTCGCCATGGGCGCCACCGGCTGGGTGGCAGGGCTGGTCAACGCGCTTCCCGATGAATCGGTCCTCCTCTTCGAGCACGCCGTTGCGGGTCGGATGCATGAAGCGCGGGCCTTGTATGAGTGGTTCCTGCCGCTCCTGCGACTCGACACGGTGCCGAAGTTCGTGCAATTGATCAAGCTCGTGCAGGACGAAGTCGGTCTCGGCAACGAGCGCGTCCGCGCACCACGCATGGTGTTGACGGGAGCGGAACGCGAAATGGCGCTCGCGGTAATCCGCGAACGGCTGGCGACGAAGCCGGCCACCGCCGCATGA